In Amycolatopsis jiangsuensis, the following proteins share a genomic window:
- a CDS encoding type 1 glutamine amidotransferase domain-containing protein — protein sequence MTDTLRGRRVAVLAADGVEQVELEQPRDAVRQAGAEVHLVSLSTGEIQAMNGDIDKGDRFPVDHAVSEVSASDYDALLLPGGTMNPDNLRRDPAAVKFAGDFVRAGKPVGVICHGPWTLVEADVVRGRRMTSFPSVRTDLRNAGATVVDEEVVRDNGIVSSRDPDDLPAFSKAIVEAFAASDRPVG from the coding sequence ATGACGGACACATTGCGCGGACGGCGCGTGGCCGTGCTGGCAGCCGACGGTGTCGAGCAGGTGGAGCTGGAACAGCCACGCGACGCGGTGCGGCAGGCGGGCGCCGAGGTCCACCTCGTTTCGCTGTCCACGGGCGAGATCCAGGCCATGAACGGCGACATCGACAAGGGCGACCGGTTCCCGGTGGACCACGCCGTGTCGGAGGTGTCCGCGAGCGATTACGACGCGCTGCTGCTGCCCGGGGGCACGATGAACCCGGACAACCTGCGCCGGGATCCCGCGGCGGTCAAGTTCGCGGGCGACTTCGTTCGTGCGGGCAAACCGGTCGGCGTGATCTGCCACGGTCCGTGGACCCTGGTGGAGGCGGACGTGGTCCGCGGCCGCCGGATGACCTCGTTCCCCAGCGTGCGCACTGATCTCCGCAACGCGGGTGCCACCGTGGTGGACGAGGAAGTGGTGCGGGACAACGGGATCGTGTCCAGCCGGGACCCCGACGACCTCCCCGCGTTCTCGAAGGCGATCGTCGAGGCGTTCGCCGCGAGCGACCGCCCGGTCGGCTGA
- a CDS encoding HAMP domain-containing protein: MHDLADGNFRRRFVAHGDGITARLASAFNDIAGRNQQLVTELMRVRGAVGQEGRLTERIDAEIGPGGWATAVDTVNGLVEEVSRPVVELDRVLGAVAEGDLSQPMALQLEGRPLRGQYEQLANTVNGLLAQLSRFAAEVIRLSREIAGEGRLGGQAEVPGVTGTWRDLTDSVNFLADNLTEQVRNIAQVTTAVARGDLTQKINVDARGEILELKNTINTMVDQLSSFADEVTRVSREVGSEGRLGGQARVPGVAGTWRDLTDSVNLMADNLTDQVRNISQVATAVAAGDLTKKIDVDARGEILQLKTTLNTMVGQLSAFADEVTRVAREVGNEGRLGGQAEVPGAAGTWRGLTDSVNQMADNLTDQVRNISHVTTAVAKGDLTQKITVDARGEILELKTTMNTMVDQLSSFADEVTRVAREVGTEGQLGGQATVPGVAGIWRDLTGSVNFMANNLTAQVRNIAQVATAVARGDLTKKIAVDARGEILELKTTLNTMVDQLSAFADEVTRVAREVGTEGKLGGQAAVPGVAGTWKDLTDNVNSMANNLTDQVRNISQVTSAVAKGDLTQKITVDARGEILELKNTLNIMVDQLSAFADEVTRVSREVGTEGRLGGQARVPGVAGTWKDLTDNVNGMADNLTVQVRSIATMASAVANGDLSKKISIDAQGEVEALADTLNGMVETLRAFADEVTRVSREVGTEGILGGQARVPGVAGTWKDLTENVNFMAHNLTSQVRNISQVTTAVARGDLSRKIDVDARGEILELKTTMNTMVEQLSAFAAEVTRVAREVGTEGKLGGQAEVEGVSGTWKRLTESVNQLAGNLTTQVRAIGQVATAVTAGDLTRHVTVDASGELADLKDNINQMIVNLKETTSANREQDWLKTNLAQLSGRMQGHRDLSSVATLILSELAPLVSAQQGAFFIAHEDESDAAGRSLDCIATYGLAQSRTGLRFRLGESLIGQAAVDRRTILVTEAPPEYTLVSSGLGSAPPVHVIVLPVLFQGEVLGVLELASVNGFSSVHLDLLEQLRHTIGVNVNTILSNSRTEVLLTESQRLAQELRARSEQLQAQQGELRRSNTDLAEKAALLAQQNRDIEVKNIEIEQARQELEERAGQLTVASQYKTEFMANMSHELRTPLNSALILAKLLSENPEGNLTEKQIQFARTIYAAGSDLQQLINDILDLAKVEAGRLDLQMSDVTLPELVSYVESLCRPLTADKGLEFAVRIDPPVPGSVHTDEHRLQQVLRNLLSNAAKFTDEGGVRLHIRTAEPEEVEQETLKSAAGIIAFAVEDTGIGIPEEKLAIIFDAFRQADGTTSRKYGGTGLGLSISQELTELLGGELRVQSDPGRGSTFTLYLPVGAANLIAPTTPVRPTPKLPVLPSTITVSEPDSAPKRFDGEKVLIVDDDLRNVFALAAVLEQAGLEVIYADTGVAGIRALERHEDTALVLMDVMMPELDGNATIAAIRAEAAHEDLPVIAVTAKATEEDRERTLASGADDYLTKPVDTDRLLDVIATRLEADAASAPQPGDPRKNGAGDGNRTRVASLED; encoded by the coding sequence GTGCACGACCTCGCCGACGGCAACTTCCGGCGCCGCTTCGTGGCGCACGGTGACGGCATCACCGCCCGGCTCGCGTCGGCGTTCAACGACATCGCCGGGCGCAACCAGCAGTTGGTGACCGAGCTGATGCGGGTCCGCGGCGCGGTCGGCCAGGAGGGCAGGCTGACCGAGCGGATCGACGCCGAGATCGGCCCCGGCGGCTGGGCCACCGCGGTGGACACCGTCAACGGGCTGGTCGAGGAAGTCAGCAGGCCGGTGGTGGAGCTGGACCGGGTGCTCGGCGCGGTGGCCGAGGGCGATCTGTCCCAGCCGATGGCGCTGCAGCTGGAGGGCCGTCCGCTGCGCGGGCAGTACGAGCAGCTGGCGAACACGGTGAACGGCCTGCTCGCGCAGCTGTCCCGGTTCGCCGCGGAGGTCATCCGGCTCTCCCGCGAAATCGCCGGCGAGGGCAGGCTCGGCGGCCAGGCCGAGGTGCCCGGCGTCACCGGCACCTGGCGTGACCTCACCGACTCGGTCAACTTCCTCGCCGACAACCTCACCGAGCAGGTCCGCAACATCGCCCAGGTCACCACGGCGGTCGCCCGCGGCGATCTGACGCAGAAGATCAACGTGGACGCCCGTGGCGAGATCCTCGAGCTCAAGAACACCATCAACACGATGGTCGACCAGCTGTCGTCCTTCGCCGACGAGGTCACCCGGGTCTCGCGCGAGGTCGGCAGCGAGGGCAGGCTCGGCGGCCAGGCCCGCGTCCCCGGCGTCGCCGGGACCTGGCGGGACCTGACCGATTCGGTGAACCTGATGGCCGACAACCTCACCGACCAGGTCCGCAACATCTCGCAGGTGGCCACGGCGGTCGCCGCGGGCGATCTGACGAAGAAGATCGACGTCGACGCGCGCGGCGAGATCCTGCAGCTGAAGACGACGCTGAACACGATGGTCGGGCAGCTGTCCGCGTTCGCCGACGAAGTCACCCGCGTGGCCCGCGAGGTCGGCAACGAGGGCCGCCTCGGCGGCCAGGCCGAGGTGCCCGGCGCGGCCGGGACCTGGCGCGGGCTGACCGACTCGGTGAACCAGATGGCCGACAACCTCACCGACCAGGTCCGCAACATCTCGCACGTGACCACGGCGGTGGCGAAGGGCGACCTCACGCAGAAGATCACCGTCGACGCGCGCGGCGAGATCCTCGAGCTCAAGACCACGATGAACACGATGGTCGACCAGCTGTCGTCCTTCGCCGACGAGGTCACCCGCGTGGCCCGCGAGGTCGGCACCGAGGGCCAGCTGGGCGGTCAGGCCACGGTGCCCGGCGTCGCCGGCATCTGGCGGGATCTCACCGGGTCCGTGAACTTCATGGCGAACAACCTGACCGCGCAGGTCCGCAATATCGCCCAGGTGGCGACGGCGGTGGCGCGGGGCGACCTGACGAAGAAGATCGCCGTCGACGCGCGCGGCGAGATCCTCGAGCTCAAGACGACGCTGAACACGATGGTCGACCAGCTCTCCGCGTTCGCCGACGAGGTCACCCGGGTCGCCCGCGAGGTCGGCACCGAGGGGAAGCTGGGCGGTCAGGCGGCGGTGCCGGGCGTGGCGGGGACCTGGAAGGACCTCACCGACAACGTCAACTCCATGGCGAACAACCTCACCGACCAGGTGCGGAACATCTCGCAGGTCACCTCCGCGGTGGCGAAGGGCGACCTGACCCAGAAGATCACCGTCGACGCGCGCGGCGAGATCCTCGAACTCAAGAACACCCTGAACATCATGGTCGACCAGCTCTCCGCGTTCGCCGACGAAGTCACCCGCGTCTCCCGCGAAGTCGGTACCGAAGGCAGGCTCGGCGGCCAGGCGCGGGTGCCCGGCGTCGCCGGGACCTGGAAGGACCTCACCGACAACGTCAACGGCATGGCGGACAACCTCACCGTGCAGGTGCGCAGCATCGCCACCATGGCGAGCGCGGTGGCCAACGGCGACCTGTCGAAGAAAATCTCCATCGACGCGCAGGGCGAGGTCGAGGCGCTGGCCGACACGCTGAACGGCATGGTCGAGACGCTGCGCGCGTTCGCCGACGAGGTCACGCGAGTCTCGCGCGAGGTCGGCACCGAAGGCATCCTCGGCGGCCAGGCGCGGGTGCCCGGCGTCGCCGGCACGTGGAAGGACCTGACCGAGAACGTCAACTTCATGGCGCACAACCTGACCAGCCAGGTGCGCAACATCTCCCAGGTCACCACGGCGGTGGCGCGCGGCGATCTGTCGCGCAAGATCGACGTGGACGCCCGGGGCGAGATTCTCGAGCTCAAGACCACCATGAACACCATGGTCGAGCAGCTCTCCGCGTTCGCCGCGGAGGTCACCCGGGTGGCCCGCGAGGTCGGCACCGAGGGCAAGCTGGGTGGCCAGGCCGAGGTCGAAGGCGTGTCCGGGACGTGGAAGCGGCTCACCGAGAGCGTGAACCAGCTGGCCGGCAACCTGACCACGCAGGTGCGGGCGATCGGCCAGGTCGCCACGGCGGTGACCGCGGGCGACCTGACCCGGCACGTCACCGTGGACGCGTCCGGGGAGCTGGCCGACCTCAAGGACAACATCAACCAGATGATCGTGAACCTCAAGGAGACCACCTCCGCCAACCGCGAGCAGGACTGGCTGAAGACGAACCTGGCCCAGCTGTCCGGGCGGATGCAGGGGCACCGCGACCTGTCCTCGGTGGCCACCCTGATCCTGTCCGAGCTGGCGCCGCTGGTGAGCGCGCAGCAGGGTGCGTTCTTCATCGCACACGAGGACGAGTCGGACGCGGCGGGCCGGTCACTGGACTGCATCGCCACCTACGGGCTCGCGCAGTCCCGCACCGGCCTGCGCTTCCGGCTCGGCGAGTCGCTGATCGGGCAGGCCGCGGTGGACCGCAGGACGATACTGGTCACCGAGGCGCCGCCGGAGTACACGCTGGTCTCGTCCGGGCTCGGTTCGGCGCCCCCGGTGCACGTGATCGTGCTGCCGGTGCTGTTCCAGGGCGAGGTGCTGGGCGTGCTGGAACTGGCGTCGGTGAACGGTTTCTCGTCGGTGCACCTGGATCTGCTGGAGCAGTTGCGGCACACGATCGGCGTGAACGTGAACACGATCCTGTCGAACTCCCGCACCGAGGTGCTGCTGACCGAATCGCAGCGGCTGGCCCAGGAGCTGCGGGCACGTTCCGAGCAGCTGCAGGCGCAGCAGGGCGAGCTGCGCCGGTCGAACACCGACCTCGCGGAGAAGGCGGCGCTGCTGGCCCAGCAGAACCGCGACATCGAGGTCAAGAACATCGAGATCGAGCAGGCGCGCCAGGAGCTGGAGGAGCGGGCCGGACAGCTCACCGTGGCCTCGCAGTACAAGACCGAGTTCATGGCGAACATGTCGCACGAGCTGCGCACGCCGCTCAACAGTGCGCTGATCCTGGCGAAGCTGCTGTCGGAGAACCCGGAGGGCAACCTCACCGAGAAGCAGATCCAGTTCGCCAGGACCATCTACGCCGCGGGCAGCGATCTGCAGCAGCTGATCAACGACATCCTCGATCTGGCCAAGGTCGAGGCCGGCCGGCTGGACCTGCAGATGTCCGACGTGACGCTGCCGGAGCTGGTCAGCTACGTGGAATCGCTGTGCCGTCCGCTCACCGCGGACAAGGGCCTGGAGTTCGCGGTGCGGATCGATCCGCCGGTACCCGGCAGCGTGCACACCGACGAGCACCGGCTGCAGCAGGTGCTGCGCAACCTGCTGTCGAACGCGGCGAAGTTCACCGACGAGGGCGGCGTACGGCTGCACATCCGCACGGCCGAGCCGGAGGAGGTCGAGCAGGAGACGCTGAAGTCGGCCGCGGGCATCATCGCCTTCGCCGTGGAGGACACCGGGATCGGCATTCCCGAGGAGAAGCTGGCGATCATCTTCGACGCGTTCCGCCAGGCCGACGGCACGACCAGCCGCAAGTACGGCGGCACCGGACTGGGCCTGTCCATCAGCCAGGAGCTGACCGAACTGCTCGGCGGCGAACTGCGGGTGCAGAGCGATCCGGGCCGGGGCAGCACGTTCACGCTGTACCTGCCGGTCGGCGCGGCGAACCTGATCGCGCCCACCACCCCGGTCCGTCCCACGCCGAAGCTGCCGGTGCTGCCGAGCACGATCACCGTCTCCGAGCCGGACAGCGCCCCGAAGCGCTTCGACGGCGAGAAGGTGCTGATCGTCGACGACGATCTGCGCAACGTCTTCGCCCTCGCCGCGGTGCTGGAACAGGCCGGGCTGGAGGTGATCTACGCCGACACCGGCGTCGCGGGCATCCGGGCGCTGGAGCGGCACGAGGACACCGCGCTGGTGCTGATGGACGTGATGATGCCGGAGCTGGACGGGAACGCGACCATCGCCGCCATCCGCGCCGAAGCCGCACACGAGGACCTGCCGGTGATCGCGGTGACCGCGAAGGCGACCGAGGAGGACCGGGAACGCACCCTGGCCTCCGGCGCGGACGACTACCTGACCAAACCGGTGGACACCGACCGGCTCCTGGACGTGATCGCCACCCGCCTCGAGGCGGACGCCGCCTCGGCCCCGCAACCCGGCGACCCGAGGAAAAATGGAGCGGGTGACGGGAATCGAACCCGCGTAGCTAGTTTGGAAGACTAG
- the map gene encoding type I methionyl aminopeptidase → MIELKTPAEIERMGVAGRFVAEVLSEIGRIADVGVNLLDLEQHARGMIKRRGADSCYWDYAPSFGEGPFRNVICLSVNDAVLHGLPHDYVLRDGDVLTADLAVSIDGWSADSARTVIVGTAAEEDLRIIRATEEALEAAIEVARPGNRIGDISAAIGAVAGSYGYPVNTEFGGHGIGRTMHEDLHVSNKGRAGRGLKLRPGLTLALEPWFARTTDEIVYDPDGWTIRSADGSRTAHSEHTIAVTEDAPLVLTRRAEENR, encoded by the coding sequence GTGATCGAACTCAAAACGCCCGCGGAGATCGAGCGTATGGGCGTGGCCGGGCGTTTCGTCGCCGAAGTGCTCTCCGAGATCGGCAGGATTGCCGACGTTGGCGTCAACCTCCTGGATCTGGAGCAGCACGCACGGGGGATGATCAAGCGCCGCGGAGCGGATTCGTGCTACTGGGACTACGCGCCGTCCTTCGGCGAAGGCCCGTTCCGCAACGTGATCTGCCTGTCGGTCAACGACGCCGTCCTGCACGGGCTGCCGCACGACTACGTCCTCCGTGACGGCGACGTGCTCACCGCGGACCTCGCGGTCAGCATCGACGGCTGGTCGGCCGATTCGGCCCGCACAGTCATCGTCGGGACCGCCGCCGAAGAGGACCTGCGGATCATCCGCGCCACCGAGGAAGCACTGGAGGCGGCGATCGAGGTCGCCCGCCCTGGCAACCGCATCGGCGACATCTCGGCGGCCATCGGGGCGGTCGCCGGCTCCTACGGCTATCCGGTGAACACCGAGTTCGGCGGACACGGAATCGGCCGCACCATGCACGAGGACCTGCACGTGTCCAACAAGGGCCGGGCAGGTCGCGGCCTGAAGCTCCGCCCGGGACTGACCCTGGCGCTCGAACCGTGGTTCGCCCGCACCACCGACGAGATCGTCTACGACCCCGACGGCTGGACCATCCGCTCGGCCGACGGTTCACGCACGGCGCACTCGGAACACACCATCGCCGTCACCGAGGACGCACCCCTGGTGCTGACGCGGCGCGCGGAGGAAAACCGGTAG
- a CDS encoding SpoIIE family protein phosphatase, with the protein MVSRPAPASALPPGAELPEHAGFWRAVLDDVRDPVFVRDPDGVLRWANSAGERLAAGAVPEFVDVTETTGKVDAGGVLRPARIGALPDGWQAWTVPDGGRRRPEEFLAEVGPRLAAARGRHGTARLIAELAASALGDCVFVLLPTTRGRWEWWSSGGAAAPGHGRIRRVPAQAAPVLAGAFAAAGRPEARAVPGSEVAALPQVVAEQFRAHSDVSVASLGGEGVAGAVLVGRRGEPPFGAAQSRAVEGFATAAGTALANAHRFALQEEATRGLETTLRPQDPARMDGANFELWYEPAAGVLGVGGDFYDVLARDDGSAFVVVGDICGKGAEAAALTGRVRHSLAALHLVERDGRTLLRLLNELLIAGGSNRFATLVLGSVATTDSGLEVTLASGGHPAPLVLRRGGGVEEISVPGTLVGISPQARFAEATTQLSEGDVCLLYTDGVTEARNITESTELFGDERLYTVLEDCVGLPAQEVVQRLREAVREWLGDSGHDDIAVLAIEATAHAE; encoded by the coding sequence ATGGTGTCACGGCCCGCCCCGGCCTCGGCTCTGCCACCCGGCGCCGAGCTGCCCGAGCACGCCGGATTCTGGCGTGCGGTGCTGGACGACGTGCGCGATCCGGTGTTCGTGCGTGACCCCGACGGGGTCCTGCGATGGGCCAATTCGGCGGGGGAGCGGCTGGCCGCGGGCGCCGTCCCGGAGTTCGTGGACGTGACGGAAACCACCGGGAAGGTCGATGCCGGCGGGGTGCTGCGGCCCGCCCGGATCGGCGCGCTGCCCGACGGCTGGCAGGCCTGGACGGTGCCGGACGGCGGCCGTCGCCGTCCGGAGGAGTTCCTCGCCGAGGTCGGTCCCCGGCTCGCGGCCGCGCGCGGCCGGCACGGCACCGCGCGGCTGATCGCGGAACTCGCCGCGTCCGCGCTCGGCGACTGCGTTTTCGTGCTGCTGCCCACGACCCGTGGCCGCTGGGAGTGGTGGAGCAGCGGTGGCGCCGCGGCGCCGGGGCACGGCCGGATCCGGCGGGTGCCCGCGCAGGCGGCGCCGGTGCTGGCCGGGGCGTTCGCCGCGGCCGGCCGCCCGGAGGCCCGTGCGGTGCCCGGCAGCGAGGTCGCGGCGTTGCCGCAGGTGGTCGCGGAGCAGTTCCGGGCGCACAGCGACGTGTCGGTCGCTTCGCTCGGCGGCGAGGGGGTGGCCGGGGCGGTGCTGGTCGGCCGGCGGGGAGAGCCGCCGTTCGGCGCCGCGCAGTCACGGGCGGTCGAGGGGTTCGCGACGGCGGCCGGTACGGCGCTGGCGAACGCGCACCGGTTCGCGCTGCAGGAGGAGGCCACCCGCGGCCTCGAGACGACCCTGCGGCCGCAGGACCCGGCGCGGATGGACGGCGCGAACTTCGAGCTGTGGTACGAGCCCGCGGCCGGTGTGCTCGGGGTCGGCGGCGACTTCTACGACGTGCTGGCCCGTGACGACGGCAGTGCTTTCGTGGTGGTGGGGGACATCTGCGGCAAGGGTGCCGAGGCCGCCGCGCTCACCGGGCGGGTACGGCATTCGCTGGCCGCGCTGCACCTCGTCGAACGGGACGGCCGGACCTTGCTGCGGCTGCTGAACGAGCTGCTCATCGCGGGCGGCAGCAACCGGTTCGCGACGCTGGTGCTCGGTTCGGTCGCCACCACGGACTCCGGGCTGGAGGTCACCCTCGCCTCCGGCGGGCATCCGGCACCGCTCGTGCTGCGCCGGGGCGGTGGAGTCGAGGAGATCAGCGTGCCCGGCACACTCGTCGGGATTTCGCCGCAGGCGCGGTTCGCCGAGGCGACCACGCAGCTGTCCGAGGGCGACGTCTGCCTGCTCTACACCGACGGCGTGACCGAAGCCCGCAACATCACCGAGTCGACCGAGCTGTTCGGCGACGAACGCCTGTACACGGTGCTCGAGGACTGTGTGGGGCTGCCCGCGCAGGAGGTCGTGCAGCGGCTGCGCGAGGCCGTGCGGGAATGGCTCGGCGACTCCGGCCATGACGACATCGCCGTGCTGGCGATCGAGGCCACCGCCCACGCGGAGTAG